The Drosophila mauritiana strain mau12 chromosome 2R, ASM438214v1, whole genome shotgun sequence genome has a segment encoding these proteins:
- the LOC117136078 gene encoding mucin-17 isoform X9, translating to MDFTLGLVTGMYAVLAVIVFYVVYVIEVKLDLPAIVNGHTNNNNNNNSADSELADLSQTRLRSLIETIIAETLRSSSLSASGAVSEISLDTRSHVSELANGNGLKRRHRTEHYFEPKIYQDLLATAVLNKIADKEGNTRLAAESTPDLSGRHIDENFNAEALSTTSGSSIEPRSDCSLTDHEIGLDNGKSQSLQTDLERESVLSDYIAAHMVPLPDFSASVTESEDDIGSISSGMIGDGNWEDNWLFKKKRSSATPSSIGMLVPAPRENVRAQIGDKTTDEVSDLSEIGSDIEESSLDLLRCNDLNDRLLSKHLIGGQNTKMVLDELVDRTSLTSHTLPEENEPAFTETTNEFVVSPMAMPSDIKAPSPTPPPPPMIFQDDLLNEETDHTPIADQLGSESIESDESEPSTACETFNADGDSDQEFVSQRVLVLDDRRSLSTNTSSNNNVHTHLHLPLTQTNNPTSGSRRTNGKLTNGSLRWSGSYATELPNGGSSGAQPDDVADDDVVLLRRFVPGSIAEREVKKWYNAVEMPNNPYSPEALKQRISGTQERYMDVPNISPSAEQKALASALTENPDPPAPKADYKRYSRDYYINNAPTSPDSTGSGKAATTSAAEDVEDIVINEARKASQPATEQDPPQESVSVYKATPVQVLDESLDSQSNPSLYSLQTTTTNTSDESDTVRIYDFNKQETTIIRAAPAEQQASDSTTSSMESAQAAPPSVSSSIDSSVSQKRERPVVLQFGPGDSAPTLGSPASTPTRGSTPPAFRFLQPKRRLIDPSQVLSVDEDDVPEPTTPAAEKPVIEDEVAHSMPSVKALAQAFLLTSKHTQPQRRWRAKVRIAAPPDTPDKPNTSLAKRHKLEHAVSMAEVADESTIASDLSSLETDPSMHSEATPPIASPASPVPVRHGFLRSNIAFFENLKFK from the exons ATGGACTTCACTTTGGGCCTAGTCACTGGCATGTATGCCGTTTTGGCCGTAATTGTCTTTTACGTGGTTTACGTCATTGAGGTGAAATTAG ATCTGCCGGCCATCGTAAATGGCCACaccaacaataataataacaacaacagtgCGGACTCCGAGCTGGCCGACCTCTCGCAGACCCGACTACGCAGTCTCATCGAGACCATCATAGCGGAGACCCTGCGGAGCTCCTCCCTCAGCGCCAGCGGAGCCGTCTCGGAGATCAGCCTGGACACCAGGTCCCACGTCTCCGAGCTGGCCAATGGCAACGGTCTGAAGCGACGCCATCGCACCGAGCACTACTTCGAGCCCAAGATCTACCAGGATCTGCTGGCCACAGCGGTGCTAAATAAG ATTGCGGATAAGGAAGGGAATACAAGGCTGGCGGCGGAGAGTACGCCGGACTTGAGTGGTCGCCACATTGACGAGAATTTCAATGCCGAAGCGCTGAGCACCACGTCCGGAAGCTCCATTGAACCACGGAGTGATTGCAGCCTCACCGATCATGAAATCGGACTGGAT AATGGCAAATCCCAATCCCTGCAAACGGACTTGGAAAGGGAATCCGTGCTAAGTGACTATATAGCCGCACACATGGTGCCACTGCCGGACTTTTCAGCATCCGTCACCGAATCCGAGGATG ATATTGGATCCATATCCTCGGGCATGATCGGAGACGGAAACTGGGAGGACAACTGGCTGTTCAAGAAGAAACGCAGCTCGGCCACTCCGAGCAGCATTGGCATGCTGGTGCCGGCGCCGAGGGAGAATGTACGTGCCCAGATTGGGGATAAGACCACGGACGAGGTGAGCGATCTCTCGGAGATTGGTTCGGACATCGAGGAGAGCTCTCTGGATCTGCTGCGCTGCAACGATCTCAACGATCGTCTGCTGAGCAAGCACCTCATTGGTGGCCAAAACACCAAGATGGTCCTCGACGAGCTCGTAGATCGCACCAGTCTCACGTCCCACACATTGCCGGAGGAGAATGAGCCCGCATTCACAGAGACAACCAATGAGTTTGTGGTGTCCCCGATGGCCATGCCCTCTGATATAAAGGCGCCATCTCCGACGCCACCTCCGCCACCAATGATATTCCAGGATGACTTGTTGAACGAGGAGACAGACCACACTCCCATCGCAG ATCAATTAGGTTCTGAGTCCATTGAAAGTGACGAGAGTGAGCCCTCCACTGCCTGCGAGACATTCAACGCAGATGGTGACTCCGATCAGGAGTTTGTTAGCCAGAGGGTCTTAGTCCTAGACGATCGGCGATCCCTTAGTACTAACACAAGCTCTAACAACAATGTGCACACCCACCTGCATCTTCCTCTAACCCAAACTAACAACCCGACCTCGGGAAGCAGACGCACCAATGGAAAACTAACAAATGGTTCCCTTCGATGGTCGGGTAGCTATGCCACCGAGCTCCCAAACGGTGGATCCTCGGGTGCCCAACCAGACGACGTTGCCGACGACGATGTTGTACTGTTGCGGCGCTTCGTGCCAG GTTCCATTGCGGAACGCGAGGTGAAGAAGTGGTACAACGCCGTTGAGATGCCAAACAATCCGTACTCCCCGGAGGCCCTGAAGCAGCGCATCAGTGGCACCCAGGAGCGCTACATGGATGTGCCCAACATCAGTCCGAGTGCTGAGCAAAAGGCACTGGCGTCGGCGCTGACGGAAAATCCGGATCCGCCAGCGCCCAAAGCGGATTATAAGCG CTATAGCCGCGACTACTACATCAACAATGCTCCCACATCCCCTGACAGCACGGGGAGTGGAAAGGCCGCCACGACCAGCGCAGCCGAGGATGTGGAGGACATCGTGATCAACGAG GCTCGAAAGGCAAGCCAACCTGCCACTGAGCAGGATCCGCCGCAGGAATCGGTATCGGTATACAAAGCCACGCCCGTCCAAGTCCTGGATGAGTCCCTGGATTCGCAATCGAATCCCTCGCTGTACTCCCTGCAAACCACGACCACAAACACAAGCGATGAATCCGATACGGTTCGCATTTACGACTTTAACAAGCAGGAAACAACGATTATCAGGGCTGCTCCAGCGGAGCAGCAGGCCAGTGACTCCACCACTTCCTCCATGGAGTCCGCCCAGGCTGCTCCACCTTCGGTTTCTTCATCCATCGACTCATCAGTGTCCCAGAAGCGGGAGCGTCCTGTGGTTCTTCAGTTCGGCCCAGGCGATTCGGCGCCAACATTAGGATCGCCTGCTAGTACGCCCACGCGGGGATCCACTCCGCCTGCTTTTAGATTCCTGCAGCCCAAACGTCGCCTCATCGATCCCAGTCAGGTGCTATCCGTCGACGAGGATGATGTG CCTGAACCCACAACTCCTGCGGCTGAGAAGCCCGTCATCGAAGATGAGGTGGCCCATTCCATGCCATCTGTTAAGGCTCTGGCGCAGGCGTTCCTCCTGACCAGCAAGCACACACAACCCCAACGAAGATGGCGGGCCAAG GTTAGAATAGCAGCCCCGCCAGACACTCCAGATAAGCCGAACACGTCACTAGCCAAGCGGCACAAACTGGAGCACGCCGTCTCCATGGCAGAAGTAGCCGATGAGTCTACGATCGCCTCGGACTTATCATCACTCGAAAC GGATCCTTCCATGCATTCGGAGGCCACTCCACCTATAGCCTCACCGGCGAGTCCTGTGCCCGTGCGCCACGGATTCCTCCGGAGCAATATTGCTTTCTTTGAGAATTTAAAGTTCAAGTGA
- the LOC117136078 gene encoding titin homolog isoform X13: MRPYICLMELPINRPGSGNLLLGLTSVVGLIGGAYLLQCGAQQLLGKLANKKWRKEESSSEDHACNVCCADLDLSSAKNYVTCCTCGKSVCRGPKCSDWRPKDAKWECQLCQSSKESLAHTSSWVAEQMSFNQHKFVYPMRARSEVYIPIVGDGNDSSMQFESVSQIGQTAHMDERAKIREYVEEIVAEMLGGNLDHVKVGQLSKSENYLQLFDKFHAKLSNLLINVENSLWARALRGDLPAIVNGHTNNNNNNNSADSELADLSQTRLRSLIETIIAETLRSSSLSASGAVSEISLDTRSHVSELANGNGLKRRHRTEHYFEPKIYQDLLATAVLNKIADKEGNTRLAAESTPDLSGRHIDENFNAEALSTTSGSSIEPRSDCSLTDHEIGLDNGKSQSLQTDLERESVLSDYIAAHMVPLPDFSASVTESEDDIGSISSGMIGDGNWEDNWLFKKKRSSATPSSIGMLVPAPRENVRAQIGDKTTDEVSDLSEIGSDIEESSLDLLRCNDLNDRLLSKHLIGGQNTKMVLDELVDRTSLTSHTLPEENEPAFTETTNEFVVSPMAMPSDIKAPSPTPPPPPMIFQDDLLNEETDHTPIAAQGESEELSSLDGCTGFSTVEYIDEGQMHDTVPSVIEILAAMALGPMLAVPASEQPGAMTPSEMHTLKELSDLALAEINARTVDLVHAHSLDIIEEENTEPSEAGPEQHLDFVPHPSLEEITTTDQADVLPPPPQLKLISEIELLPPIEIVQDINCMETQYPAVIVPELETPGQTAPVEIVPEIKTDDATPVESVQIVPGITPPLDIVPEDQSNVESNQVVPTTESEVVHVPLHVESGPEIPVPFEIVPDPVVMVDSELHSVDPPEAINFASLDLEPPKPLDSDPETVQTLEPIELNPGAESIGEDQGPVTNLVPGDPTASLSEQIPEMIADPIATTLPDPSPIPVLVDNGTQLDELGTIEADSHTTSVPMETVSLVEPQVPVEADAVAQSDPVNSLEPLDNVLEIPPSPVPIDSEPPNIAADSSPPLEVAEPGESTTIEVATVDSPQSIETELPTAVESLVSVGLLKDGESVDVIIGSESIVVNQPQVGETVGPSASVDIDSENQTVGLVVNVPESQTISEEFVSTIDTISPPFPTEVAVQVKSIDVETSETPEDTEPASVEPPEPVDIVSEIHNVPVNSSKHCESVPEANVNIPPMEIVPHESSPSMELQDELPQTLESSAVDHTAAQPVTVDPLPVTEVGPDVVPVEPPSLVETDPETMAIENLDPMEVKPEPESSTIENLTPIESLSEAESIDVKTQINSSNHIEQPTISEEPQPTVPMDTTQPIEIVEEVACNTIDLIATTEAVNVDHSEPGEAAPISEVLEFHSSGGDLPEADSHTIEPLPAEVIEVVPTVSAETLAPSEPVEVVSPSAIVLDIQSQLPEQPEPMENATQIEIEEMVSPAPVEIVPTTTEDLHQAESIVETVCPVPAVEEVKPIEGSTAVIDKAPQIAPIEEERSQHSEKETPESGEVGLDSPNVAVVITTTVEVIPTATEAVTIPTSDEASTEMPEPPKSDCETAPLEAAGKEPNEAIETQSITADITLHEEIVSQDGYLEAFEPPASIDVNTQENLNDMESKEGLEVPVDVPQSNKNETLTEPIAVDEAVPEEVVPQCAGVEVEVSDPEEATPATNNSTSGENPSVAVSELVDVEPTPHEEIHTESGKKDFQKSTVAVDLLEGNTEAEEKVDPLPVGEDVTPDIIAIDPPSLVELSPDTQTMAIGNIAPLDIIPEPEPIVIEQTVPVEKLESIVVEIEPVAIDQAALLEPSVSAEVQDTVESAQQPVPENESVEEDSLKVSIGGEIVSMDPITPADVVSEQNFRVEEPITSTEATSVEVIPSEPFNTVAESPTIEDTTPEEVTQSVAVDTTDTEVASADPVQVDQKESPVHVEIVSQIETSDPQELPKDTAQVEGDAVDQATLPKDSEADSIAVEPSIPVKQNEDSLGDPLGSAENVLDIGPVDVDKSAPEEISGTDSVAVELSDPMKRTLDSLGNTDLVAETESAGADTEICVDPNTRAEIASLEINQLEIVTSEVKEEPLLESTTIDEQPSAVLEPLVLICQAESQNLDRALPENLVPQEQSVPTSLPTNLTIQTQPTDLETQPSTELILETETVDVEEVQPVDVGDSTVDKSQETKEMVLEVESSKGEPLEATELVTPEPVVYGVPNSETESTCADSMISANLVPQLDSVPLSEPENLEPHAFENPFPELVSSTEDLLEPAQVLLQKDPVDMENLPSPVEATTQSADTNAIVPVETIMKPETEAPSPMDVETTQDLQAEALEPQESVSAAPAIPVEVVPVTEHLTEETKDETAEMVAEPAIPVEIVPEEQPLSSGNNVPVEKETSSVPVEAASDTVSIPVSVDSVEQKESNASEEPQFGEDILKKDDVIVESVTANPDLSSDTQLASTDQELKDPGTEGSIAEREVKKWYNAVEMPNNPYSPEALKQRISGTQERYMDVPNISPSAEQKALASALTENPDPPAPKADYKRYSRDYYINNAPTSPDSTGSGKAATTSAAEDVEDIVINEVNQEPEPHPPHGRISSGAQSTAADLSHWTLSTPVRRSSSLKFINSRPFHSPSPSLGYERSVPLERPSTSASHYRESSLGLGDDDDFDLRSQRSWRSSYSSLPKRHTQSSLSLHSNGSGVSFGSSVSKRRPAAGGPSAGVLTQFEKQLLHKDLKRNSFRAVSATSKDFVMNPLFESEPLGGKTVLRPETEDQGDSGVDSCLNGFSGADAKYSNNSLLF, translated from the exons GAGTGCCAGCTGTGCCAGAGCTCCAAGGAGTCGCTGGCCCACACCTCCTCATGGGTGGCCGAGCAAATGTCCTTCAACCAGCACAAGTTTGTCTATCCGATGAGGGCCAGGAGCGAGGTGTACATACCGATTGTGGGCGATGGCAACGACAGCAGCATGC AATTCGAGAGCGTTAGCCAGATTGGACAAACCGCCCACATGGACGAACGGGCCAAGATCCGCGAGTATGTCGAGGAGATTGTGGCCGAAATGCTGGGCGGCAATTTGGACCACGTCAAAGTGGGGCAGCTGTCCAAGAGTGAGAACT ACTTGCAACTCTTTGATAAATTCCATGCGAAGCTGAGTAACCTGCTTATCAATGTGGAAAACAGTTTGTGGGCGCGTGCACTCAGGGGAG ATCTGCCGGCCATCGTAAATGGCCACaccaacaataataataacaacaacagtgCGGACTCCGAGCTGGCCGACCTCTCGCAGACCCGACTACGCAGTCTCATCGAGACCATCATAGCGGAGACCCTGCGGAGCTCCTCCCTCAGCGCCAGCGGAGCCGTCTCGGAGATCAGCCTGGACACCAGGTCCCACGTCTCCGAGCTGGCCAATGGCAACGGTCTGAAGCGACGCCATCGCACCGAGCACTACTTCGAGCCCAAGATCTACCAGGATCTGCTGGCCACAGCGGTGCTAAATAAG ATTGCGGATAAGGAAGGGAATACAAGGCTGGCGGCGGAGAGTACGCCGGACTTGAGTGGTCGCCACATTGACGAGAATTTCAATGCCGAAGCGCTGAGCACCACGTCCGGAAGCTCCATTGAACCACGGAGTGATTGCAGCCTCACCGATCATGAAATCGGACTGGAT AATGGCAAATCCCAATCCCTGCAAACGGACTTGGAAAGGGAATCCGTGCTAAGTGACTATATAGCCGCACACATGGTGCCACTGCCGGACTTTTCAGCATCCGTCACCGAATCCGAGGATG ATATTGGATCCATATCCTCGGGCATGATCGGAGACGGAAACTGGGAGGACAACTGGCTGTTCAAGAAGAAACGCAGCTCGGCCACTCCGAGCAGCATTGGCATGCTGGTGCCGGCGCCGAGGGAGAATGTACGTGCCCAGATTGGGGATAAGACCACGGACGAGGTGAGCGATCTCTCGGAGATTGGTTCGGACATCGAGGAGAGCTCTCTGGATCTGCTGCGCTGCAACGATCTCAACGATCGTCTGCTGAGCAAGCACCTCATTGGTGGCCAAAACACCAAGATGGTCCTCGACGAGCTCGTAGATCGCACCAGTCTCACGTCCCACACATTGCCGGAGGAGAATGAGCCCGCATTCACAGAGACAACCAATGAGTTTGTGGTGTCCCCGATGGCCATGCCCTCTGATATAAAGGCGCCATCTCCGACGCCACCTCCGCCACCAATGATATTCCAGGATGACTTGTTGAACGAGGAGACAGACCACACTCCCATCGCAG CCCAAGGCGAATCCGAGGAGCTGTCCAGCCTCGATGGCTGCACTGGCTTTAGCACAGTCGAGTACATCGATGAGGGGCAGATGCACGATACTGTGCCATCGGTGATCGAGATCTTGGCAGCCATGGCCCTGGGACCCATGCTAGCTGTTCCGGCATCTGAACAGCCTGGTGCCATGACACCCAGTGAGATGCACACCCTCAAAGAACTGAGTGACTTGGCCCTCGCCGAGATCAACGCTCGCACCGTGGACCTGGTGCACGCCCACTCACTGGACATAATCGAAGAGGAGAACACAGAGCCTTCAGAAGCTGGCCCAGAGCAACACCTTGACTTTGTCCCACATCCATCGCTCGAGGAGATTACAACTACTGACCAAGCGGATGTGCTTCCACCTCCTCCACAATTAAAGCTAATATCTGAGATTGAACTGCTGCCGCCTATAGAAATTGTCCAAGATATCAATTGTATGGAAACACAGTATCCTGCAGTAATTGTCCCTGAATTAGAGACTCCAGGACAAACGGCGCCTGTGGAAATTGTTCCGGAGATAAAAACTGATGATGCTACTCCTGTAGAGTCCGTGCAGATTGTGCCAGGAATAACACCTCCATTGGATATTGTACCAGAAGACCAATCTAACGTGGAATCAAATCAAGTAGTTCCAACAACAGAATCTGAAGTTGTCCATGTGCCACTGCATGTGGAATCTGGTCCAGAAATACCAGTGCCATTTGAAATCGTACCAGATCCCGTGGTAATGGTTGACTCCGAACTACACTCAGTGGATCCACCAGAAGCTATAAATTTCGCTTCGCTGGACTTGGAACCGCCAAAGCCTTTGGATTCCGATCCTGAAACTGTGCAAACTCTAGAACCTATCGAGCTCAATCCCGGAGCAGAATCTATCGGAGAGGATCAGGGCCCCGTAACCAACTTGGTTCCAGGTGATCCCACAGCAAGTTTATCAGAACAAATTCCGGAAATGATTGCAGATCCCATAGCAACGACACTCCCTGATCCTAGTCCTATACCTGTCCTAGTAGACAATGGTACACAATTGGATGAACTAGGAACAATTGAAGCTGATTCACATACTACATCAGTCCCAATGGAAAccgtttctttagtggaaccccAGGTGCCTGTGGAAGCTGACGCCGTAGCTCAGTCCGATCCTGTGAACTCACTCGAGCCGCTGGATAATGTTTTAGAGATTCCACCTTCACCAGTGCCAATAGATTCAGAGCCTCCAAATATTGCAGCCGATTCATCGCCACCTTTAGAAGTCGCAGAGCCCGGGGAATCAACTACTATAGAAGTTGCTACAGTGGATTCACCACAATCTATAGAGACGGAACTACCAACGGCCGTGGAAAGTCTAGTCTCAGTAGGATTGCTTAAAGACGGTGAATCTGTCGATGTCATAATAGGATCTGAATCTATCGTAGTAAACCAACCACAAGTTGGAGAAACTGTTGGACCATCAGCTTCTGTGGACATAGATTCAGAAAATCAAACAGTGGGACTAGTTGTCAATGTTCCAGAATCGCAAACAATTTCAGAAGAATTCGTATCGACAATTGATACGATAAGTCCACCATTTCCAACTGAAGTTGCCGTTCAAGTAAAGTCCATTGACGTGGAAACTTCAGAGACTCCAGAAGATACAGAACCTGCCTCAGTTGAACCACCAGAGCCCGTGGATATTGTTTCGGAAATACACAATGTCCCAGTTAACTCATCTAAGCACTGTGAATCGGTCCCTGAAGCGAATGTGAATATACCACCTATGGAAATAGTTCCACATGAGAGTAGCCCATCCATGGAACTTCAAGACGAATTACCTCAAACATTGGAATCTAGTGCAGTGGATCACACAGCAGCACAGCCCGTTACAGTTGATCCCTTACCGGTTACAGAAGTTGGTCCGGACGTAGTTCCTGTGGAACCCCCATCGCTTGTGGAAACTGACCCAGAAACAATGGCAATAGAAAACCTTGATCCTATGGAAGTTAAACCTGAACCAGAATCTAGTACAATAGAAAATCTGACTCCTATCGAAAGCTTATCTGAAGCGGAGTCCATCGATGTGAAAACCCAAATTAATTCGTCAAATCATATTGAACAGCCAACCATATCAGAAGAACCACAACCGACAGTCCCAATGGATACTACACAGCCTATTGAAATCGTTGAAGAAGTAGCATGCAACACCATAGATTTGATAGCCACCACTGAAGCTGTTAATGTTGATCACTCAGAGCCTGGAGAAGCAGCTCCTATAAGCGAAGTACTGGAATTCCATAGTTCTGGAGGAGATCTCCCTGAAGCAGACTCTCACACAATAGAACCATTACCAGCGGAAGTGATCGAAGTGGTACCTACAGTATCTGCAGAAACGCTGGCTCCATCTGAACCTGTTGAGGTAGTTTCTCCATCTGCTATTGTATTGGATATCCAATCCCAATTACCGGAACAACCGGAGCCCATGGAAAATGCAactcaaattgaaattgaggAAATGGTATCACCAGCACCCGTGGAGATTGTTCCTACCACAACAGAAGATTTACACCAAGCTGAATCCATAGTGGAGACCGTTTGTCCCGTTCCAGCAGTAGAAGAAGTGAAACCCATAGAAGGTTCAACAGCTGTTATAGATAAGGCACCACAGATAGCACCTATTGAAGAAGAACGTTCTCAACATTCGGAAAAGGAAACACCAGAGTCAGGGGAAGTCGGTTTGGACTCACCAAATGTGGCTGTTGTAATAACCACGACTGTTGAAGTAATTCCTACGGCTACGGAAGCTGTCACTATCCCTACATCAGATGAAGCATCAACAGAAATGCCTGAACCTCCTAAAAGTGATTGTGAGACTGCACCTCTGGAAGCTGCAGGAAAAGAACCAAATGAAGCTATAGAGACGCAATCGATCACTGCTGATATCACACTTCATGAAGAAATTGTTTCTCAAGATGGATATCTTGAAGCCTTCGAACCGCCAGCATCAATAGATGTTAATACCCAGGAAAACCTTAACGACATGGAATCTAAAGAAGGTTTAGAAGTTCCTGTAGATGTACCACAATCTAATAAAAATGAAACACTGACAGAACCCATCGCAGTGGATGAGGCAGTACCTGAAGAAGTCGTTCCCCAATGTGCAGGGGTCGAAGTAGAAGTATCAGATCCAGAAGAAGCAACGCCTGCGACCAATAATTCAACTTCAGGTGAAAATCCATCAGTGGCAGTGTCAGAATTGGTTGATGTAGAACCTACACCGCATGAGGAAATACATACAGAATCCGGTAAAAAAGATTTCCAAAAAAGTACTGTTGCAGTGGATTTACTTGAAGGTAATACGGAAGCCGAAGAAAAAGTGGATCCCCTACCGGTTGGAGAAGATGTTACTCCAGACATAATTGCCATAGACCCCCCATCTCTTGTGGAACTTAGCCCGGATACACAAACAATGGCAATAGGAAACATTGCTCCTTTGGATATTATTCCAGAACCAGAACCCATCGTCATTGAACAAACGGTACCTGTGGAAAAACTGGAGTCTATCGTAGTGGAGATTGAGCCTGTAGCAATTGATCAGGCAGCGCTGTTGGAACCATCAGTTTCTGCAGAAGTCCAAGATACAGTTGAATCAGCACAGCAACCAGTTCCAGAAAACGAATCCGTCGAAGAGGATTCACTAAAAGTTAGTATAGGTGGAGAAATAGTTTCAATGGATCCTATTACGCCTGCTGATGTGGTTTCTGAGCAGAATTTCCGCGTTGAGGAACCAATAACTTCTACTGAAGCCACCTCAGTTGAAGTTATACCTTCTGAACCATTCAATACAGTGGCTGAATCGCCAACTATTGAAGATACAACGCCGGAGGAAGTGACTCAATCTGTGGCCGTGGATACAACAGATACCGAAGTCGCATCGGCGGACCCCGTCCAAGTTGATCAAAAGGAATCACCTGTTCATGTCGAAATCGTTTCTCAAATCGAAACTAGCGATCCACAAGAATTACCAAAAGATACTGCGCAGGTCGAAGGTGATGCAGTGGATCAGGCAACCCTTCCGAAAGATTCGGAGGCAGATTCTATCGCAGTGGAGCCATCTATTCCTGTCAAGCAAAACGAAGATTCCCTAGGGGATCCACTAGGAAGTGCAGAGAATGTGTTAGACATAGGACCTGTTGACGTGGATAAATCGGCCCCTGAGGAAATTTCTGGGACTGATTCTGTCGCAGTGGAACTGTCGGATCCTATGAAGCGAACCTTAGATTCTTTAGGAAACACAGATTTGGTGGCAGAGACAGAATCTGCAGGCGCAGATACTGAAATCTGTGTGGACCCAAACACTCGTGCAGAGATTGCAAGCCTAGAAATCAATCAACTGGAAATAGTAACTTCCGAGGTGAAGGAGGAGCCGTTGTTAGAATCGACGACCATCGATGAACAGCCATCGGCTGTTTTGGAGCCCTTAGTTTTGATTTGCCAAGCGGAATCTCAAAATCTGGATCGCGCACTACCAGAGAACCTTGTTCCTCAAGAACAATCAGTTCCTACATCGTTACCAACTAATTTAACCATACAAACACAACCTACGGACTTGGAGACTCAACCATCTACGGAACTTATTCTAGAAACGGAAACTGTGGATGTAGAAGAGGTGCAACCAGTTGACGTGGGAGATTCAACAGTAGATAAGTCGCAGGAAACTAAGGAAATGGTTTTGGAAGTGGAGAGCTCCAAGGGGGAACCTTTAGAAGCTACCGAGTTAGTCACTCCGGAGCCAGTTGTGTACGGAGTACCTAATTCCGAAACGGAATCTACCTGTGCAGATTCAATGATATCTGCTAACTTGGTTCCACAACTAGACTCAGTTCCTTTGTCTGAACCAGAGAATTTGGAACCGCATGCTTTCGAGAACCCCTTTCCAGAATTAGTTTCAAGCACTGAGGATTTACTAGAACCTGCACAAGTTCTTTTACAAAAAGATCCTGTCGATATGGAAAACCTACCCTCTCCTGTGGAAGCCACTACTCAATCTGCAGATACAAACGCCATAGTTCCTGTGGAAACTATTATGAAACCAGAAACGGAAGCCCCATCGCCTATGGATGTTGAAACTACTCAAGATTTACAAGCTGAAGCATTGGAACCCCAAGAGTCCGTGTCTGCAGCACCAGCAATACCAGTGGAGGTTGTTCCTGTAACAGAACATCTCACAGAGGAAACCAAAGATGAGACGGCAGAAATGGTTGCAGAACCAGCCATCCCAGTGGAAATTGTTCCAGAAGAACAACCTCTATCATCAGGAAATAATGTTCCGGTGGAAAAAGAGACTTCATCCGTACCAGTTGAAGCTGCTTCAGATACAGTATCTATTCCAGTGAGTGTGGACAGCGTGGAGCAAAAGGAGAGTAACGCTAGTGAGGAACCGCAGTTTGGTGAAGATATTTTAAAGAAAGATGATGTAATAGTAGAATCAGTAACTGCGAATCCGGATTTATCAAGCGATACCCAACTAGCCAGTACAGACCAAGAATTAAAGGATCCGGGAACAGAAG GTTCCATTGCGGAACGCGAGGTGAAGAAGTGGTACAACGCCGTTGAGATGCCAAACAATCCGTACTCCCCGGAGGCCCTGAAGCAGCGCATCAGTGGCACCCAGGAGCGCTACATGGATGTGCCCAACATCAGTCCGAGTGCTGAGCAAAAGGCACTGGCGTCGGCGCTGACGGAAAATCCGGATCCGCCAGCGCCCAAAGCGGATTATAAGCG CTATAGCCGCGACTACTACATCAACAATGCTCCCACATCCCCTGACAGCACGGGGAGTGGAAAGGCCGCCACGACCAGCGCAGCCGAGGATGTGGAGGACATCGTGATCAACGAGGTAAATCAAGAACCAGAACCACATCCACCGCATGGCCGCATTTCAAGTGGCGCTCAGAGCACCGCTGCCGACCTCTCTCATTGGACCCTATCCACGCCAGTGCGACGCAGTAGCTCACTAAAGTTCATTAACAGCCGCCCCTTCCACTCGCCCTCCCCCTCGCTGGGCTACGAGAGATCGGTGCCCCTCGAGAGACCTTCGACCTCGGCGTCCCATTACCGCGAATCGAGTTTGGGTTTGGGTGACGACGACGACTTTGACCTGAGATCACAGCGCTCCTGGCGCAGCAGCTACAGTTCTCTGCCCAAGCGACACACGCAGTCCTCGCTGAGCCTGCACAGCAATGGTAGCGGGGTGTCCTTCGGCTCGTCCGTGTCCAAGAGACGTCCAGCGGCAGGTGGGCCCTCCGCCGGCGTGCTCACCCAGTTCGAAAAGCAGCTGCTGCACAAGGACCTCAAGCGGAATAGCTTCCGGGCGGTGTCCGCCACGTCCAAGGACTTTGTCATGAACCCACTCTTTGAGAGCGAGCCGCTGGGCGGGAAGACGGTCCTGCGGCCGGAGACGGAGGACCAGGGCGACTCGGGGGTGGACAGCTGCCTGAACGGCTTCAGCGGTGCGGACGCCAAGTACAGCAACAATAGTCTGCTATTCTAG